Genomic segment of Deltaproteobacteria bacterium:
TCTCCACAGCCATGACGATCACCTAACGCGGTTCGATACCGAGCTTCTTCCGGCCCTCTCGCAGTACCTGGGTGAAGTGGGCTTCCAGTTTGCCATTGACCTTTGGGCAGTTCGACACGACCGACTCGGCCCAGTCGAGGTATTCCCGGCGCCGCTCCATGCTCCAATCCGCGGGCGGCGCGTGGGTCACGTCGAGCACGTTGGAAATCTTGTCGCCTAGCTTAATCAGCGCCGCTCCGTCAGAAAGGCTTTTTGCGTGTTCGATTTGGAGCTGCTTACGCTCGCCTTTGGGCAAGCTCTTGTTGTCGCTCACCTCTTCGACAAGGCTACGGATTGTCGCACCGAACACTGCCTGCAACTCTTCCGGTGTGGTGCGGGTGTCCTCGATCGTATCGTGCAGGATCGCGCCGGCCAGCACTTCGGGGTCGGTGACGCCCCCAACGTCCGCCAGCAACAAGGAAACCGCGATGGGATGGTTGATGTAAGGAGAAGCTTCCTCGTCTTTGCGCCGCTGGTTGCGGTGGCGCTCCGCCGCGAAATGGACCGCGCGCAGAATCAGAAGTTCATGCGAGCTATTTTGCTTCATCGCTTAGTGTCCTTCTGAGGCTGAGGTTCGATGCGCTCCATGTCGAGGGCGCCAATAGCTGGCGCTCCACATAGTTCCTGACACCGGCTCTTGGCGTACTGCCAGGCTGAGAATCTGGGTTGTATGTCCGGTGCTGGAGCCACCGGCTTAAGCCATGGATCGTCTCCAAAGGCGGTATACTGTTCATACAATTGATCGCATGTCATGCCGCGCTTGTGCTGCGATCGGAGAGAGCGGTCGACGATATTTTTTGCCTTCTCAACGGCCTCCTCGTACGTCGCGAACTCGCCAAACTCATAGCGGTCCTCAGCGCTGAAGAGTGAATTGAAGTTGTCGTCAACGAAAACTTTGTACGGCATAAAGGGTCTCCGGACCACAGCCTGATACTATCACAATTGCCGGCTGACGTGTCATTGACGTGCCAGCCAACGGCTGTTCGCGTGACTCGCTGCTTGCCAGCCGCAACCCGTTGCGCGGGCGGCTTGGTTTTAAGGCAACTCCGACTAGATTTTAATATTCTTCCGAATGGTTCCCACGTCACGCCCCCGTGCGATGGGCAGCTTGGCGATTTGCTGTGCGTACCAAAAAGCCGACATGTGAGGCCGCCGCTTTTTCTGCGCCCGGTATGCCTTCCGCCATGCCGCGTACATCGCCCGAGTTTCCTGCTTGCGCTCCTCACGCCGGTCGACGCTCGGCGTGTAGGCTGGATCAACTGTCGTGGCGCTATCGACTATGCGGCGGATCGCCTCGGCGTCGACCCCGAATCGCCCGTTCTCGAACGCGACCAGATCCGCGAGCGGTTCCGACTTGTCCCCGGCGACCAGGGCGACTCGCTCGTCCACACGCAGGCATAGCACTTGGCGCTGCTTCTTTCCTTTGAACGTGCCGATGGGGAGCAATGAGTCACCGGCCGGCTTCTGCTCGCTCGGCCGGATTTGCAGGCTCGCAGCGATGAATTCGCCGACCGTGAGCGTATCGCAACGCCATTGTTTCAAAAGATCGTCAGGGATCGCCACCCGGTTAATATCGTCCCGCTTGTCGCACACTACGAACGAGGCCGCCTTCCCGTCGGCGCGGCTGACCGTATGCACCGCCATCGCGCAGGCCCGCTCGCAGCCGGGGCAGACCACCGACTTTGCCGGGCGGGCGCGTGCCAGTAGCTTTTGCTGTTTTAGGGCGGCGACCGGCTGGCTCGGCCAGTCACGCAGCTCTACCTCGCCGACGTACACCTGACCGTCAGGGGCGGCGCCGAGGCGCTCAAGCAACTCGATCACGGCGTCCAGCGGCTTCATCCTTCGGCGGCTTTCCGTTCCTCAACCGCTTCCCGTGGCTCGATTCCAGACGCGGTCAGCATATCCCGCAGCTTGAGATCGATCTCGTCGTACTTGAGCGAACAGGAGTTGGGGTGGGTGATACGGATCGTGACCGACTTGGGCCGGTCGTGGCCGTTGACCGTAACCAGCGCGCCAAGCTCGACCCGGGTGACGTTGTACTGGTGCAAGGGGACCGACTTGGCCAGGTTATCGAGCATACCATGGATCGCCCCCGGATCGTTGACGCCGTCGGCCTCCACTGTGATGCGTTCGCCCCGCGTCACCCTGGAGGACAGGCGCAGCTTTTTGATCGCCACTTCCTGGATGCCGCTGCTTGAATCATAGACGAAGTCGAAGCGCTTGTTTCTCAACGGATTGAGGTCGTAAACCCGGCCGTCCTTGGGATCGCCCGGCAGCTCGGGCAGCTTCAAGATCGCCGTGGCAAACATGCCCTGGAGCGGCTCGACGGCCTTGTTGGCGCCGCGGTAGTTGAGATCGAGGGTGCCGTCTTTTCGCGAGTAAACGAAGATCACTTCAAACGCCGGATTATGCGGCCGGCGGTCGAACTGGCCATCGACCCACTCGACGCCGTTTTGCGAATAGTCTTCCGGGTAGGCAAAAAAATAGTCGAGCTCGCCGCGCCGGTAGGGCTCGACCACGCAGTTGTTGCCGCGCCCGTCGGTGTGGTGGAAATAGGTGCGAATGAGCCCGGCCAGCTCTTTCAGGCTCGCGTCATCCACCGCCGCTGGGACCTTGGGCAAGTTCTTCCGCTTGCGCCAATGGGTCAGCGTGTCAGCGTGATAAAATAGCGCCGCGCCTTTCCAGTAAGCGCGATGTTTCAGGAAAGCGACCATCGCCCGCTCATAGTGGTTGGATAGTCCGGAGAGCTGAGCCACGAGTTCCTCGCGCGCCGCGCGATCGTCGCCAAGATGCCATTCGGCCTCGTCGATGATGGCCCGGAATCCTTTTTCACAGCTCAGCTCAAAAATGTCCCGCAGCTCGGCGTCCATGTCGTTGCGCTGGCTCGCGGGGAGCGCCAGCCAGGCGGTGAATAGCGCGTCCGGCTGGGTCTCTTTCATGGCCGCGAAATCCAGGTCGGTGAAGATTTCGTGGCTGTGAAAGTAGCGGGCCAGGAGCGCATTGGGCATCTGGCGGAAGAAGTCTCTAGTCGAGTAGTGGCGAACCATTGGCCCTCCCAAGACAACACTAGACTTCCCTGGAATATAGGAAAGAACCGGAAGTTTTAGTAGGGGTTGTGGAAAATGTTGGTAAACGCTCTGAGGGCGGCTTGCGGGAGACTCGGCCGCCATGGCGTTCACTCGCTTAAGGGCACGCCAGCACGGCGGTAATTTGCGCTACCCGCTAGGTCTCCTTCAGGCCGCGGTCCCCTACGTCACCGATTGGAGGTGCTTGGATTATATCGAACATCGGTAGTAAAAGGGGCTGTGCAAACCGTAAAAACGGCACTAGTTCCGAGTACTGCCTCAGAGGGGGCCAATTGCGTTGAACGCCGTTGAGATCGAGCAGGCCATCACGGACCTCGCAGAGCAGCCCTTTGACGCCGCGATCTTTCCCTATGCTTTCCTTGAGGCGTTTGGCAACAAGGAGACGACGATCAAGAGGCTTCGCGCTGGGGCGTCGAACAAGTCGGACCTCGGCGGTGTCCTCCAAACCAACAACGTCCACATCCTGACCTGCGACGCGGGCAAAGTGCCGGATTCACTCAAGGCGCTCAAGGATAGCCCCGCGACGGCCAGGGGCAAGGCGAAGTTCATTCTCGCTACCGACGGCACGGATTTCGAGGCCGAAGACCTGAACAGCGGTGAGACGGTTGCCTGCGCCTTCAAGGATTTCCCTGACCACTTCGGCTTCTTCCTGCCGCTGGCGGGGATCAGCACCGTTCGGCAGATCAGCGACAATGCCTTCGACATCCGGGCGACCAGCCGCCTCAACAAACTCTACGTCGAACTTTTGCGGGACAATCCGGAGTGGGGCAAGGCCGCTCGTCGCCACGACATGAACCACTTCATGGCGCGGCTGATCTTCTGCTTTTTCGCCGAGGATACAGACATCTTCGTCGGCAAGGGCAAGTTCACCGAAATGATCGCGCAGATGAGCGCGACCGACTCGTCCAACACGCACGAGGTCGTCAGCACGTTGTTCCTAGCCATGAACACCAAACGGGAGGACCGGTCAGCCGCCAAGATTCCCCGCTGGGCCGACGACTTCCCCTACGTCAACGGCGGGTTGTTCTCTGGCAGCATGGACGTACCGAAGTTCAGCCGGATCGCCCGCTCCTACCTCCTGCACGTCGGCCGCCTCGACTGGACCAAGATCAATCCCGATATCTTCGGGTCGATGATCCAGGCAGTTGCCGAGGACGAGGAGCGCGGCGAGCTAGGGATGCACTACACGAGCGTCCCAAACATCCTCAAGGTGCTGAACCCGCTTTTCCTTGACGACCTGCGGGCGCGGCTTCAGGAAGCGGGCGACAACCCCCGCACCTTACTCAACCTGCGCAAGCGCATGGCGAAGATCAGGGTCTTCGACCCGGCCTGCGGCTCCGGCAATTTCCTGGTCATCGCCTACAAGGAGATGCGCGAGATCGAGGCGGACATCAACAAGCGGCGCGGCGAGCCGGATCGCGCCTCCGAGATCCCGCTCACAAACTTCCGCGGGATTGAGCTGCGCGACTTCCCGGCGGAGATCGCGCGCCTAGCGCTGGTCATCGCCGAGTACCAGTGCGACGTGCTCTATCGCGGGCAGAGGCTGGCTCTGGCCGAGTTCCTGCCCTTGCGCAACGAGAACTGGATCACCTGCGGTAACGCGCTTCGGCTCGACTGGCTGACCATCTGCCCGCCCACCGGCAAGGGCGTGAAGGTGCAGGCGGATGATCTGTTTGGTACACCGCTAGACCAAGCCGAGATCGACTTCGAGAACGAAGGCGGCGAGACCTACATCTGCGGCAATCCGCCGTACCTCGGCAGTCGATGGAGAGAGAAGGATCAGCAGGAAGACTTGGCGGCTCTCTTCTCTGGCCGCGCACCTAGCTTCAAGGACTTGGACTACGTTGCCGCGTGGTACTTGAAGGCTGCGGATTACCTTCACGCTGTGCCCAGTTGTTCCAGTGCGTTTGTCGCCACCAAGTCGATCTGTCAGGGCGAACAAGTCGCTATGCTGTGGCCTCTGGTCTTCGGTCAAGGTCTGGAAATATCCTTCGCTCACCGCCCGTTTCACTGGAGCAACCTGGCAACCGCAAACGCGGGTGTGACCGTGGTCATTGTCGGCATCGCATCCGGGCGTTCGAGCAAGAAGTTTCTCTTTGATGGTGACGAGAAGCGCATCGTTGAGAACATCGGGCCGTACCTGATTCCCGTTGGGAACATCATCGTTCAGAAGGCCCCTCGACCCTTGAATGGCCTGCCTCGGATGGACTATGGAAACAAGCCTACAGATGGCGGCAATCTGATCTTGGATAGAGCCGCGAAGGATGCCCTTGTCGTGGCGCGCCCCGAAGCCACCCGGTTCATCAAGGCTTATGTTGGTTCCACTGAGTTCATCAATGGGGTGCCACGCTTCTGCCTGTGGGTTGAAGATGAGGACGTTGACGAGGCACGTTTGATACCCGACCTTCGTGAACGGTTTGAGAACGTCAGAACGCTCAGAGCTGAAAGCAAGGGGCAGCAGGCGAACGCGAACGCAGACACACCCCATCGGTTTGTCTTCGCACCTCACCGATCCGGGAGTGCGCTGATCGTTCCTCGCGTTTCCTCCGAACGCCGCCCGTACTTGCCCGTAGGACTTGTCGATGATGCGACAGTGATCTCTGATCGGGCTGCGGTGATCTACAGGCCCGAAACATGGTTCCTCTCGATCGTGGCGAGCCGGATGCACTTGGTATGGATCGCCACAGTATGCGTCCGCATGAGAATGGACTTTTCCTACTCGAACACTCTCGGCTGGCATACGTTCCCCGTGCCGACGCTGACGGACAAGAACAAGGCCGACCTCACGCGCTGCGCCGAGGACATCCTCTTGGCGCGCGAGCGTCACTTCCCAGCGACCATCGCCGACCTCTACGATCCCGACGCCATGCCCGCCGACCTGCGCGCGGCGCATGAGCGCAACGACGAAGTGCTGGAGCGCATTTACATCGGTCGCCGCTTCAAGAACGACACCGAGCGGTTGGAAAAACTGTTCGAGCTTTATACAAAAATGACGGCGGAAAGGGCCAAGTCTGCGCCAGCAAAAAGGGACGCGAAAAGGAAGACGGCATGAGCACCGAAAACTCGAAGCCTGTGCGCCTGACCGCGCCGCCCGCAGGCTACGCCGACTGGCTGGCCGAACTGAAAACCCGCATCCACGGCGCCCAGCAGCGCGCCGCGCTGGCGGTCAACCGCGAACTGGTGCTGCTCTACTGGCAAATCGGCCGCGACATTCTAGCGCGGCAGGCTGAGCAGGGCTGGGGCGCGAAAGTCATCGAGCGGCTGTCGCAGGACCTGCGCTCGGCGTTCCCGGAAATGCACGGTTTTTCGCCTCGCAACCTCAAATACATGCGTGCTTTTGCCGAGGCATGGCCGCATCAGCAGTTTGTGCAAGAGGTGCTTGCACAATTGCCCTGGTATCACCAGTTGGCACTGCTGGACAAACTACCCGGCCCGGAAACCCGCCGCTGGTACGCGGCCAAGGCCATCGAGCACAACTGGTCGCGTAATGTGCTGGTGATGCAGATTGAAACCCGCCTGCTGGAACGCAGCGGCAAGGCTATAACCAATTTCCCGGCGACGCTGCCCAAGCCGCAGTCCGATCTGGCGCGCGAATCGCTGAAAGACCCCTACCGTTTCGACTTTCTCGGCCTGACCGACGAAGCACAGGAGCGCGCGGTTGAAGGCGCGCTGGTCAAGCATGTCACAGAATTCCTGCTGGAACTGGGCGCGGGCTTTGCCTTCGTCGGGCGGCAAGTGCTGCTGGATGTGGGAGGCGACGAGTTCTTCATCGACCTGTTGTTCTATCACCTCAAACTGCGCTGCTATGTCGTGGTGGAACTCAAAGGCGGCAAATTCAAGCCCGAACACTTGGGGCAACTGGGTTTTTACCTGACCACCGTGGACAGGCAGGTCAAAAACGCGCATGACAACCCGACCATCGGCCTGCTGCTATGCAAGAGCAAAAACAAGATCGTGGCCGAATACGCCTTGAGCGACAAAACACAACCGATGGGAGTGGCCGAATACAAGTTGCTCGAATCGCTGCCGCCGGAACTGCAAACCAGCCTGCCGAGCATCGAACAGATTGAGCGGGAGTTGGCCGCCGGGGATCCGCTTGGCGATGGGAATGAGGAATGAGTGCATTCCTCGGCCTTCCGAAACGCGCGGTGGTTTGAGATTCTATGAGGCGCTATGGGGTTCTATGAGATTTTATGAGTTGATGTGCGCCGGAAGGTTTTTGATTTCTGGCGGGGCGCGGAGCGCAGGGAAATGAAAATGCTTTATCCGACAACGAATTACAGAATGCATCCGGGCGGTGCGGGAATTGATCGGGTTTTGATCGCCCGTGCACCTGAGCATCCGCTATGAACATCACCGTCCCTTCCGTCTCCGTCACCTACGCACGCAACGGGGCATCGACCAAGGCCAACGCCCTTGGGATGCGGCCCATGCAGGAACGCGCCTACGAGAAGCGCGGCGAGCAATACCTCCTTATCAAGTCGCCGCCCGCGTCGGGCAAGAGCCGCGCGCTCATGTTCGTCGCGCTCGATAAGCTGGCGAACCAAGGCTTGAAGCAGGCCATCGTCGTCGTGCCGGAGAAGGCCATCGGTGCCAGCTTTAACGACGAGCCGTTGTCCGAGTTTGGCTTCTGGTCCGACTGGCATGTCGAGCCGAAATGGAACCTGTGCAACGCGCCCGGCAACGACAACGGCGGCAAGGTAAAGTCGCTCGGCGCGTTCCTTGAAGGAAACGACAAGGTGCTGGTCTGCACTCACGCGACGTTCCGCTTCGCCGTCGATGCCTACGGCGTAGAGAAGTTCGACGACCGGTTGATCACGGTTGATGAGTTCCACCATGTTTCGGCCAATCCCGACAACAAGCTCGGCTTACACTTGGGGCAGTTCATCGCGCGAGGCCGGACGCACATTGTCGCCATGACCGGCTCCTACTTCCGTGGCGACGCCGAAGCCGTGCTTGCCCCATCCGACGAAGCCAAGTTCGATACCGTCACATACACCTATTACGAGCAGCTCAACGGCTACGATTACTTGAAGCAGCTCGACATCGGCTACTTCTTTTACAGCGGGCCTTACGTCGATGACATCCTCGAAGTCCTCGACCCCGCCGAGAAGACCATCATCCACATCCCCAATGTCAATTCACGGGAGAGCACGAAGGACAAGATGCGGGAGGTGGAGCACATCATCGAGGCGCTCGGCGAATGGCAAGGTGTTGATGCTGAGACGGGCTTCCAACTTGTCAAGCGGCCCGACGGCCGGGTGCTGCGCATTGCCGATCTTGTCGATGACGATGCCGCGAAACGCGACCGCGTGTCCGCCGCGCTCAAGGACCCGGCGCAGAAGAACAATCGGGATTACGTGGACATGATCATCGCGCTGGGCATGGCGAAGGAGGGCTTCGATTGGATTTGGTGCGATCACGCACTGACCGTCGGCTATCGCGCCAGCCTGACCGAGATTGTGCAGATCATCGGGCGCGCAACCCGCGACGCGCCGGGCAAGACTCGCGCGAGGTTTACCAACTTGATCGCCGAGCCGGATGCCTCCGAGGAGGCGGTGACCGAGGCCGTCAACGACACCTTGAAAGCCATCGCCGCTAGCCTCCTGATGGAGCAGGTCCTCGCCCCGCGCTTCGACTTCAAGCCCAAGAACCCGGACAGCGGCCCGACGCCTGGGTTCGACTATGGAGAGAACGGCTACGACCCAAACAAGTCCAACATCGGCGTCAACCATCAGACTGGACAGGTGCAGATCGAGATTAAGGGCCTGGTCGAACCCAAGAGCAAGGAGGCGGCGCGTATCTGTCAGGAGGACCTGAACGAGGTGATCGCCAGCTTCATTCAGGACAAGACCGCTATCGAGCGCGGCTTATTCGATGAAGAACTGGTGCCGGAAGAACTGACGGTGGTCCGCATGGGCAAGATCATCAAGGACAAATACCCCGAGCTTGATGCGGAAGATCAAGAAGCCGTGCGCCAGCACGCCATCGCCGCCCTCACGCTGACCCAGCAGGCAAAGCAGCTCGCGACGGTCGGCGAAAGCGACGAGGCGACTCCCAACACCGCGCTGATCGACGGTGTGCGCCGTTTTGCGATGGACGTGCGCGAACTGGGCATCGACCTGATCGACCGCATTAACCCCTTCGGCGAAGCCTACGCCATCCTCGCCAAGACGATGAGCGAGGAAAGCTTGAAGCAGGTCGCGGCGGCTATCTCCGCCAAACGCGCGAACCTGACCCCGGACGAAGCTAAGGAGCTTGCGGGCCGCGCCGTCCAATTCAAGCGGGAGCGCGGGCGTGTGCCCGCGCTCGATTCGCAGGATGCGTGGGAGCGCCGCATGGCCGAAGGTGCCGCCGCCTTCATGCGCTACAGGAAGGAGGGTCGCTATGAGAGACCTTGAACTCGACGAACTGGCGGCGGAACTTTCGGAATTCGCCGCGCCGGAAGTGAAGGGCGGACGCCCGCCGCGCGAGGAGCGCGTCATCGCCGGGTTCGAGGAAATCCAGCGGTTTGTCGAGAAGCATGGTCGCGTTCCGCGACATGGGGAAGATCGCGACATCTTCGAGCGGCTGTACGCCGTGCGTCTCGACCGCCTGCGCATTTTACCGGACTGCCGCGCCCTGGTGGAGCCTCTGGACCATCAGGGATTGCTTGCTGATGAACCGAGAGTCGGCGAGCCACCGGCGGACTACGGCGTGGACCAACTGGCTGCCGAACTGGCGGGCGTGGGCGGCGCTGAGGACATCACCATACTGCGCCATGTCCGCACCAGCGCCGATAAGCGCGCCGCCGAGGAGATCGCCGACCGCAAGCGCTGCGAGGATTTCGAGACATTCAAGCCGCTGTTTGAGCGCGTGCAAGCCGACATCAAAACGGGCCTGCGGCAAGCCCAGCCCATCGAGGCGGGCCGCCGCGCGATTGAAGCCGGCGACTTCTTTGTCCTCG
This window contains:
- a CDS encoding bifunctional (p)ppGpp synthetase/guanosine-3',5'-bis(diphosphate) 3'-pyrophosphohydrolase, encoding MKQNSSHELLILRAVHFAAERHRNQRRKDEEASPYINHPIAVSLLLADVGGVTDPEVLAGAILHDTIEDTRTTPEELQAVFGATIRSLVEEVSDNKSLPKGERKQLQIEHAKSLSDGAALIKLGDKISNVLDVTHAPPADWSMERRREYLDWAESVVSNCPKVNGKLEAHFTQVLREGRKKLGIEPR
- a CDS encoding class I SAM-dependent DNA methyltransferase; translation: MNAVEIEQAITDLAEQPFDAAIFPYAFLEAFGNKETTIKRLRAGASNKSDLGGVLQTNNVHILTCDAGKVPDSLKALKDSPATARGKAKFILATDGTDFEAEDLNSGETVACAFKDFPDHFGFFLPLAGISTVRQISDNAFDIRATSRLNKLYVELLRDNPEWGKAARRHDMNHFMARLIFCFFAEDTDIFVGKGKFTEMIAQMSATDSSNTHEVVSTLFLAMNTKREDRSAAKIPRWADDFPYVNGGLFSGSMDVPKFSRIARSYLLHVGRLDWTKINPDIFGSMIQAVAEDEERGELGMHYTSVPNILKVLNPLFLDDLRARLQEAGDNPRTLLNLRKRMAKIRVFDPACGSGNFLVIAYKEMREIEADINKRRGEPDRASEIPLTNFRGIELRDFPAEIARLALVIAEYQCDVLYRGQRLALAEFLPLRNENWITCGNALRLDWLTICPPTGKGVKVQADDLFGTPLDQAEIDFENEGGETYICGNPPYLGSRWREKDQQEDLAALFSGRAPSFKDLDYVAAWYLKAADYLHAVPSCSSAFVATKSICQGEQVAMLWPLVFGQGLEISFAHRPFHWSNLATANAGVTVVIVGIASGRSSKKFLFDGDEKRIVENIGPYLIPVGNIIVQKAPRPLNGLPRMDYGNKPTDGGNLILDRAAKDALVVARPEATRFIKAYVGSTEFINGVPRFCLWVEDEDVDEARLIPDLRERFENVRTLRAESKGQQANANADTPHRFVFAPHRSGSALIVPRVSSERRPYLPVGLVDDATVISDRAAVIYRPETWFLSIVASRMHLVWIATVCVRMRMDFSYSNTLGWHTFPVPTLTDKNKADLTRCAEDILLARERHFPATIADLYDPDAMPADLRAAHERNDEVLERIYIGRRFKNDTERLEKLFELYTKMTAERAKSAPAKRDAKRKTA
- a CDS encoding DUF1016 domain-containing protein; the protein is MSTENSKPVRLTAPPAGYADWLAELKTRIHGAQQRAALAVNRELVLLYWQIGRDILARQAEQGWGAKVIERLSQDLRSAFPEMHGFSPRNLKYMRAFAEAWPHQQFVQEVLAQLPWYHQLALLDKLPGPETRRWYAAKAIEHNWSRNVLVMQIETRLLERSGKAITNFPATLPKPQSDLARESLKDPYRFDFLGLTDEAQERAVEGALVKHVTEFLLELGAGFAFVGRQVLLDVGGDEFFIDLLFYHLKLRCYVVVELKGGKFKPEHLGQLGFYLTTVDRQVKNAHDNPTIGLLLCKSKNKIVAEYALSDKTQPMGVAEYKLLESLPPELQTSLPSIEQIERELAAGDPLGDGNEE
- a CDS encoding DEAD/DEAH box helicase encodes the protein MNITVPSVSVTYARNGASTKANALGMRPMQERAYEKRGEQYLLIKSPPASGKSRALMFVALDKLANQGLKQAIVVVPEKAIGASFNDEPLSEFGFWSDWHVEPKWNLCNAPGNDNGGKVKSLGAFLEGNDKVLVCTHATFRFAVDAYGVEKFDDRLITVDEFHHVSANPDNKLGLHLGQFIARGRTHIVAMTGSYFRGDAEAVLAPSDEAKFDTVTYTYYEQLNGYDYLKQLDIGYFFYSGPYVDDILEVLDPAEKTIIHIPNVNSRESTKDKMREVEHIIEALGEWQGVDAETGFQLVKRPDGRVLRIADLVDDDAAKRDRVSAALKDPAQKNNRDYVDMIIALGMAKEGFDWIWCDHALTVGYRASLTEIVQIIGRATRDAPGKTRARFTNLIAEPDASEEAVTEAVNDTLKAIAASLLMEQVLAPRFDFKPKNPDSGPTPGFDYGENGYDPNKSNIGVNHQTGQVQIEIKGLVEPKSKEAARICQEDLNEVIASFIQDKTAIERGLFDEELVPEELTVVRMGKIIKDKYPELDAEDQEAVRQHAIAALTLTQQAKQLATVGESDEATPNTALIDGVRRFAMDVRELGIDLIDRINPFGEAYAILAKTMSEESLKQVAAAISAKRANLTPDEAKELAGRAVQFKRERGRVPALDSQDAWERRMAEGAAAFMRYRKEGRYERP